A single region of the Bicyclus anynana chromosome 14, ilBicAnyn1.1, whole genome shotgun sequence genome encodes:
- the LOC112046464 gene encoding histone deacetylase 4 isoform X3: MADDPERPSSHSEMAHESASGAEGSPQHTPSPPHASHLPSDSSFHHQIMQSPRKNHIAERAKQSLDNNFLMQLKKQQQLQQEILLQHFQQQRQQLAEQHQQQIRQHLKLWEQQKAMEEAALREAREAREAREARERHERDRVELLRKKDKLEPSANASTQVKQKLQEFLKKKQAAANANGTINNSPYRNWGIVKSSSGESITSAGATATAHPYRLTAPLPLTLNAPPPPAPSDFPLRKTASEPNMLKVRLKARVIERRASPLARRPLKTRIKHRNCEGGSPRNSPPGAVAAPIREEEEGGRAPELLFSSPSLPNISLGRPHAAPRHAPPAPPATVALPVVSEAEAYCGAALGARLAKRPLGRTHSAPLPLGDPALQPPSAHHYLRDQIRKTVLTRAHDAAQQLREEEPEVIDLTARRAPAPAPDEPDAPDAPGALPLARALSSPLVGARAPSTGLAYDALMLKHGCQCGAHAPTHPEHGGRLQSVWARLCETGLAARTERTRARKATLEELQSVHTEAHVAAWAGRPAPGGDARVRLVRLACGGLGVDADTAFSDAHTPAAARLAAGALLDLALRTARGELRNGFAVVRPPGHHAEPGQAMGFCFFNNVAVAARALQTRLGLRRILIVDWDVHHGNGTQQIFYEDPRVLYVSLHRHDHGNFFPGTGAASECGAGAGLGYSVNVAWPGAPPLGDAEYLAAFRCVVMPIAAEFDPEIVLVSCGFDAAAGHPAPLGGYRVSAACFAHMTRELQALAGGRVVLALEGGYDLAAVCDCAQECVRALLGERPPGLALAELARAPAPHAQAALRAAIAAQAPHWPGVRRFAALVGLSALEAGGAAARLQSDRDAADTAAAMASLSVAPPQAQPLALRRAACEEPMEQDEGK, encoded by the exons AGCCCGAGAAAGAACCATATCGCGGAGAGGGCGAAACAGTCTTTAGACAATAATTTCCTGATGCAA CTGAAGAAGCAGCAACAGTTGCAACAAGAGATATTGTTGCAGCACTTCCAGCAGCAGCGCCAGCAGCTCGCCGAGCAGCACCAGCAACAGATCAGGCAGCATTTAAAG CTATGGGAGCAACAGAAGGCGATGGAGGAGGCCGCGCTGCGGGAGGCGCGCGAGGCCCGCGAGGCGCGCGAGGCCCGCGAGCGGCACGAGCGCGACCGCGTCGAGCTGCTGCGCAAGAAAGACAAGCTGGAGCCCAGCGCCAACGCCTCCACACAAGTCAAGCAGAAGCTGCAG GAATTCCTGAAGAAAAAACAAGCGGCAGCAAATGCCAATggaacaataaataattcaccCTACAGAAATTG GGGCATCGTGAAGTCGTCGTCGGGCGAGTCCATCACGTCGGCGGGCGCCACGGCCACGGCGCACCCCTACCGGCTCACGGCGCCGCTGCCGCTCACGCTCaacgcgccgccgccgcccgcgcccagcGACTTCCCGCTGCGCAAGACCG CGTCGGAGCCCAATATGCTGAAGGTGCGGCTCAAGGCGCGCGTCATCGAGCGCCGCGCCTCGCCACTCGCGCGCCGCCCGCTCAAGACGCGCATCAAGCATCGCA ACTGCGAGGGCGGCTCGCCGCGCAACTCGCCGCCGGGCGCGGTGGCGGCGCCCATCCGCGAGGAGGAGGAGGGAGGGCGCGCGCCCGAGCTGCTCTTCTCGTCGCCCTCGCTGCCCAACATCTCGCTGGGCCGCCCGCACGCCGCGCCGCGccacgcgccgcccgcgccgccg GCGACGGTGGCGCTGCCGGTGGTGTCGGAGGCGGAGGCGTACTGCGGCGCGGCGCTGGGCGCGCGGCTGGCCAAGCGGCCGCTGGGCCGCACGCACTCGGCGCCGCTGCCGCTGGGCGACCCCGCGCTGCAGCCGCCGTCCGCGCACCACTACCTGCGCGACCAGATCCGCAAGACGGTGCTGACGCGCGCGCACGACGCGGCGCAGCAGCTGCGCGAGGAGGAGCCCGAGGTCATCGACCTGACGGCGCGccgcgcgcccgcgcccgcgcccgacGAGCCCGACGCGCCCGATGCGCCCGGCGCGTTGCCGCTGGCGCGCGCGCTGTCCTCGCCGCTCGTGGGCGCGCGCGCGCCCTCCACCGGCCTCGCCTACGACGCGCTCATGCTCAAACACGG GTGCCAGTGCGGCGCCCACGCGCCCACGCACCCGGAGCACGGCGGGCGGCTGCAGTCGGTGTGGGCGCGCCTGTGCGAGACGGGGCTGGCGGCGCGCACGGAGCGCACGCGCGCGCGCAAGGCCACGCTGGAGGAGCTGCAGAGCGTGCACACGGAGGCGCACGTGGCGGCGTGGGCGGGCCGGCCGGCGCCGGGCGGCGACGCGCGCGTGCGGCTCGTGCGGCTGGCGTGCGGCGGGCTGGGCGTGGACGCCGACACGGCCTTCAGCGACGCGCACACGCCGGCCGCCGCGCGCCTGGCCGCCGGCGCGCTGCTGGACCTGGCGCTGCGCACGGCGCGCGGCGAGCTGCGCAACGGGTTCGCCGTGGTGCGCCCGCCCGGCCACCACGCCGAGCCCGGCCAGGCCATGGGCTTCTGCTTCTTCAACAACGTGGCggtggcggcgcgcgcgctgcaGACGCGCCTGGGCCTGCGCCGCATCCTCATCGTGGACTGGGACGTGCACCACGGCAACGGCACGCAGCAGATCTTCTACGAGGACCCGCGCGTGCTGTACGTCAGCCTGCACCGGCACGACCACGGCAACTTCTTCCCCGGCACCGGCGCCGCCAGCGAGTGCGGCGCGGGCGCCGGGCTCGGCTACAGCGTCAACGTGGCGTGGCCCGGCGCGCCGCCGCTGGGCGACGCCGAGTACCTGGCCGCCTTCCGCTGCGTCGTGATGCCCATCGCCGCCGAGTTCGACCCCGAGATCGTGCTCGTGTCGTGCGGCTTCGACGCCGCCGCCGGCCACCCCGCGCCGCTGGGCGGCTACCGCGTGTCGGCCGCGTGCTTCGCGCACATGACGCGCGAGCTGCAGGCGCTGGCGGGCGGGCGCGTGGTGCTGGCGCTGGAGGGCGGCTACGACCTGGCCGCCGTGTGCGACTGCGCGCAGGAGTGCGTGCGCGCGCTGCTGGGCGAGCGCCCGCCCGGCCTGGCGCTGGCCGAGCTggcgcgcgcgcccgcgccgcacgcGCAGGCCGCGCTGCGCGCCGCCATCGCCGCGCAGGCGCCGCACTGGCCCGGCGTGCGCCGCTTCGCCGCGCTCGTGGGGCTGTCGGCGCTggaggcgggcggcgcggcggcgcgcctGCAGAGCGACCGCGACGCCGCCGACACGGCCGCCGCCATGGCGTCGCTGTCGGTGGCGCCGCCGCAGGCGCAGCCGCTGGCGCTGCGGCGCGCGGCGTGCGAGGAGCCCATGGAGCAGGACGAGGGCAAGTGA
- the LOC112046464 gene encoding histone deacetylase 7 isoform X7 translates to MADDPERPSSHSEMAHESASGAEGSPQHTPSPPHASHLPSDSSFHHQIMQNQSPRKNHIAERAKQSLDNNFLMQHFQQQRQQLAEQHQQQIRQHLKLWEQQKAMEEAALREAREAREAREARERHERDRVELLRKKDKLEPSANASTQVKQKLQEFLKKKQAAANANGTINNSPYRNWGIVKSSSGESITSAGATATAHPYRLTAPLPLTLNAPPPPAPSDFPLRKTASEPNMLKVRLKARVIERRASPLARRPLKTRIKHRNCEGGSPRNSPPGAVAAPIREEEEGGRAPELLFSSPSLPNISLGRPHAAPRHAPPAPPATVALPVVSEAEAYCGAALGARLAKRPLGRTHSAPLPLGDPALQPPSAHHYLRDQIRKTVLTRAHDAAQQLREEEPEVIDLTARRAPAPAPDEPDAPDAPGALPLARALSSPLVGARAPSTGLAYDALMLKHGCQCGAHAPTHPEHGGRLQSVWARLCETGLAARTERTRARKATLEELQSVHTEAHVAAWAGRPAPGGDARVRLVRLACGGLGVDADTAFSDAHTPAAARLAAGALLDLALRTARGELRNGFAVVRPPGHHAEPGQAMGFCFFNNVAVAARALQTRLGLRRILIVDWDVHHGNGTQQIFYEDPRVLYVSLHRHDHGNFFPGTGAASECGAGAGLGYSVNVAWPGAPPLGDAEYLAAFRCVVMPIAAEFDPEIVLVSCGFDAAAGHPAPLGGYRVSAACFAHMTRELQALAGGRVVLALEGGYDLAAVCDCAQECVRALLGERPPGLALAELARAPAPHAQAALRAAIAAQAPHWPGVRRFAALVGLSALEAGGAAARLQSDRDAADTAAAMASLSVAPPQAQPLALRRAACEEPMEQDEGK, encoded by the exons AATCAGAGCCCGAGAAAGAACCATATCGCGGAGAGGGCGAAACAGTCTTTAGACAATAATTTCCTGATGCAA CACTTCCAGCAGCAGCGCCAGCAGCTCGCCGAGCAGCACCAGCAACAGATCAGGCAGCATTTAAAG CTATGGGAGCAACAGAAGGCGATGGAGGAGGCCGCGCTGCGGGAGGCGCGCGAGGCCCGCGAGGCGCGCGAGGCCCGCGAGCGGCACGAGCGCGACCGCGTCGAGCTGCTGCGCAAGAAAGACAAGCTGGAGCCCAGCGCCAACGCCTCCACACAAGTCAAGCAGAAGCTGCAG GAATTCCTGAAGAAAAAACAAGCGGCAGCAAATGCCAATggaacaataaataattcaccCTACAGAAATTG GGGCATCGTGAAGTCGTCGTCGGGCGAGTCCATCACGTCGGCGGGCGCCACGGCCACGGCGCACCCCTACCGGCTCACGGCGCCGCTGCCGCTCACGCTCaacgcgccgccgccgcccgcgcccagcGACTTCCCGCTGCGCAAGACCG CGTCGGAGCCCAATATGCTGAAGGTGCGGCTCAAGGCGCGCGTCATCGAGCGCCGCGCCTCGCCACTCGCGCGCCGCCCGCTCAAGACGCGCATCAAGCATCGCA ACTGCGAGGGCGGCTCGCCGCGCAACTCGCCGCCGGGCGCGGTGGCGGCGCCCATCCGCGAGGAGGAGGAGGGAGGGCGCGCGCCCGAGCTGCTCTTCTCGTCGCCCTCGCTGCCCAACATCTCGCTGGGCCGCCCGCACGCCGCGCCGCGccacgcgccgcccgcgccgccg GCGACGGTGGCGCTGCCGGTGGTGTCGGAGGCGGAGGCGTACTGCGGCGCGGCGCTGGGCGCGCGGCTGGCCAAGCGGCCGCTGGGCCGCACGCACTCGGCGCCGCTGCCGCTGGGCGACCCCGCGCTGCAGCCGCCGTCCGCGCACCACTACCTGCGCGACCAGATCCGCAAGACGGTGCTGACGCGCGCGCACGACGCGGCGCAGCAGCTGCGCGAGGAGGAGCCCGAGGTCATCGACCTGACGGCGCGccgcgcgcccgcgcccgcgcccgacGAGCCCGACGCGCCCGATGCGCCCGGCGCGTTGCCGCTGGCGCGCGCGCTGTCCTCGCCGCTCGTGGGCGCGCGCGCGCCCTCCACCGGCCTCGCCTACGACGCGCTCATGCTCAAACACGG GTGCCAGTGCGGCGCCCACGCGCCCACGCACCCGGAGCACGGCGGGCGGCTGCAGTCGGTGTGGGCGCGCCTGTGCGAGACGGGGCTGGCGGCGCGCACGGAGCGCACGCGCGCGCGCAAGGCCACGCTGGAGGAGCTGCAGAGCGTGCACACGGAGGCGCACGTGGCGGCGTGGGCGGGCCGGCCGGCGCCGGGCGGCGACGCGCGCGTGCGGCTCGTGCGGCTGGCGTGCGGCGGGCTGGGCGTGGACGCCGACACGGCCTTCAGCGACGCGCACACGCCGGCCGCCGCGCGCCTGGCCGCCGGCGCGCTGCTGGACCTGGCGCTGCGCACGGCGCGCGGCGAGCTGCGCAACGGGTTCGCCGTGGTGCGCCCGCCCGGCCACCACGCCGAGCCCGGCCAGGCCATGGGCTTCTGCTTCTTCAACAACGTGGCggtggcggcgcgcgcgctgcaGACGCGCCTGGGCCTGCGCCGCATCCTCATCGTGGACTGGGACGTGCACCACGGCAACGGCACGCAGCAGATCTTCTACGAGGACCCGCGCGTGCTGTACGTCAGCCTGCACCGGCACGACCACGGCAACTTCTTCCCCGGCACCGGCGCCGCCAGCGAGTGCGGCGCGGGCGCCGGGCTCGGCTACAGCGTCAACGTGGCGTGGCCCGGCGCGCCGCCGCTGGGCGACGCCGAGTACCTGGCCGCCTTCCGCTGCGTCGTGATGCCCATCGCCGCCGAGTTCGACCCCGAGATCGTGCTCGTGTCGTGCGGCTTCGACGCCGCCGCCGGCCACCCCGCGCCGCTGGGCGGCTACCGCGTGTCGGCCGCGTGCTTCGCGCACATGACGCGCGAGCTGCAGGCGCTGGCGGGCGGGCGCGTGGTGCTGGCGCTGGAGGGCGGCTACGACCTGGCCGCCGTGTGCGACTGCGCGCAGGAGTGCGTGCGCGCGCTGCTGGGCGAGCGCCCGCCCGGCCTGGCGCTGGCCGAGCTggcgcgcgcgcccgcgccgcacgcGCAGGCCGCGCTGCGCGCCGCCATCGCCGCGCAGGCGCCGCACTGGCCCGGCGTGCGCCGCTTCGCCGCGCTCGTGGGGCTGTCGGCGCTggaggcgggcggcgcggcggcgcgcctGCAGAGCGACCGCGACGCCGCCGACACGGCCGCCGCCATGGCGTCGCTGTCGGTGGCGCCGCCGCAGGCGCAGCCGCTGGCGCTGCGGCGCGCGGCGTGCGAGGAGCCCATGGAGCAGGACGAGGGCAAGTGA
- the LOC112046464 gene encoding histone deacetylase 9 isoform X11: protein MADDPERPSSHSEMAHESASGAEGSPQHTPSPPHASHLPSDSSFHHQIMQNQSPRKNHIAERAKQSLDNNFLMQLKKQQQLQQEILLQHFQQQRQQLAEQHQQQIRQHLKLWEQQKAMEEAALREAREAREAREARERHERDRVELLRKKDKLEPSANASTQVKQKLQEFLKKKQAAANANGTINNSPYRNWGIVKSSSGESITSAGATATAHPYRLTAPLPLTLNAPPPPAPSDFPLRKTDCEGGSPRNSPPGAVAAPIREEEEGGRAPELLFSSPSLPNISLGRPHAAPRHAPPAPPATVALPVVSEAEAYCGAALGARLAKRPLGRTHSAPLPLGDPALQPPSAHHYLRDQIRKTVLTRAHDAAQQLREEEPEVIDLTARRAPAPAPDEPDAPDAPGALPLARALSSPLVGARAPSTGLAYDALMLKHGCQCGAHAPTHPEHGGRLQSVWARLCETGLAARTERTRARKATLEELQSVHTEAHVAAWAGRPAPGGDARVRLVRLACGGLGVDADTAFSDAHTPAAARLAAGALLDLALRTARGELRNGFAVVRPPGHHAEPGQAMGFCFFNNVAVAARALQTRLGLRRILIVDWDVHHGNGTQQIFYEDPRVLYVSLHRHDHGNFFPGTGAASECGAGAGLGYSVNVAWPGAPPLGDAEYLAAFRCVVMPIAAEFDPEIVLVSCGFDAAAGHPAPLGGYRVSAACFAHMTRELQALAGGRVVLALEGGYDLAAVCDCAQECVRALLGERPPGLALAELARAPAPHAQAALRAAIAAQAPHWPGVRRFAALVGLSALEAGGAAARLQSDRDAADTAAAMASLSVAPPQAQPLALRRAACEEPMEQDEGK, encoded by the exons AATCAGAGCCCGAGAAAGAACCATATCGCGGAGAGGGCGAAACAGTCTTTAGACAATAATTTCCTGATGCAA CTGAAGAAGCAGCAACAGTTGCAACAAGAGATATTGTTGCAGCACTTCCAGCAGCAGCGCCAGCAGCTCGCCGAGCAGCACCAGCAACAGATCAGGCAGCATTTAAAG CTATGGGAGCAACAGAAGGCGATGGAGGAGGCCGCGCTGCGGGAGGCGCGCGAGGCCCGCGAGGCGCGCGAGGCCCGCGAGCGGCACGAGCGCGACCGCGTCGAGCTGCTGCGCAAGAAAGACAAGCTGGAGCCCAGCGCCAACGCCTCCACACAAGTCAAGCAGAAGCTGCAG GAATTCCTGAAGAAAAAACAAGCGGCAGCAAATGCCAATggaacaataaataattcaccCTACAGAAATTG GGGCATCGTGAAGTCGTCGTCGGGCGAGTCCATCACGTCGGCGGGCGCCACGGCCACGGCGCACCCCTACCGGCTCACGGCGCCGCTGCCGCTCACGCTCaacgcgccgccgccgcccgcgcccagcGACTTCCCGCTGCGCAAGACCG ACTGCGAGGGCGGCTCGCCGCGCAACTCGCCGCCGGGCGCGGTGGCGGCGCCCATCCGCGAGGAGGAGGAGGGAGGGCGCGCGCCCGAGCTGCTCTTCTCGTCGCCCTCGCTGCCCAACATCTCGCTGGGCCGCCCGCACGCCGCGCCGCGccacgcgccgcccgcgccgccg GCGACGGTGGCGCTGCCGGTGGTGTCGGAGGCGGAGGCGTACTGCGGCGCGGCGCTGGGCGCGCGGCTGGCCAAGCGGCCGCTGGGCCGCACGCACTCGGCGCCGCTGCCGCTGGGCGACCCCGCGCTGCAGCCGCCGTCCGCGCACCACTACCTGCGCGACCAGATCCGCAAGACGGTGCTGACGCGCGCGCACGACGCGGCGCAGCAGCTGCGCGAGGAGGAGCCCGAGGTCATCGACCTGACGGCGCGccgcgcgcccgcgcccgcgcccgacGAGCCCGACGCGCCCGATGCGCCCGGCGCGTTGCCGCTGGCGCGCGCGCTGTCCTCGCCGCTCGTGGGCGCGCGCGCGCCCTCCACCGGCCTCGCCTACGACGCGCTCATGCTCAAACACGG GTGCCAGTGCGGCGCCCACGCGCCCACGCACCCGGAGCACGGCGGGCGGCTGCAGTCGGTGTGGGCGCGCCTGTGCGAGACGGGGCTGGCGGCGCGCACGGAGCGCACGCGCGCGCGCAAGGCCACGCTGGAGGAGCTGCAGAGCGTGCACACGGAGGCGCACGTGGCGGCGTGGGCGGGCCGGCCGGCGCCGGGCGGCGACGCGCGCGTGCGGCTCGTGCGGCTGGCGTGCGGCGGGCTGGGCGTGGACGCCGACACGGCCTTCAGCGACGCGCACACGCCGGCCGCCGCGCGCCTGGCCGCCGGCGCGCTGCTGGACCTGGCGCTGCGCACGGCGCGCGGCGAGCTGCGCAACGGGTTCGCCGTGGTGCGCCCGCCCGGCCACCACGCCGAGCCCGGCCAGGCCATGGGCTTCTGCTTCTTCAACAACGTGGCggtggcggcgcgcgcgctgcaGACGCGCCTGGGCCTGCGCCGCATCCTCATCGTGGACTGGGACGTGCACCACGGCAACGGCACGCAGCAGATCTTCTACGAGGACCCGCGCGTGCTGTACGTCAGCCTGCACCGGCACGACCACGGCAACTTCTTCCCCGGCACCGGCGCCGCCAGCGAGTGCGGCGCGGGCGCCGGGCTCGGCTACAGCGTCAACGTGGCGTGGCCCGGCGCGCCGCCGCTGGGCGACGCCGAGTACCTGGCCGCCTTCCGCTGCGTCGTGATGCCCATCGCCGCCGAGTTCGACCCCGAGATCGTGCTCGTGTCGTGCGGCTTCGACGCCGCCGCCGGCCACCCCGCGCCGCTGGGCGGCTACCGCGTGTCGGCCGCGTGCTTCGCGCACATGACGCGCGAGCTGCAGGCGCTGGCGGGCGGGCGCGTGGTGCTGGCGCTGGAGGGCGGCTACGACCTGGCCGCCGTGTGCGACTGCGCGCAGGAGTGCGTGCGCGCGCTGCTGGGCGAGCGCCCGCCCGGCCTGGCGCTGGCCGAGCTggcgcgcgcgcccgcgccgcacgcGCAGGCCGCGCTGCGCGCCGCCATCGCCGCGCAGGCGCCGCACTGGCCCGGCGTGCGCCGCTTCGCCGCGCTCGTGGGGCTGTCGGCGCTggaggcgggcggcgcggcggcgcgcctGCAGAGCGACCGCGACGCCGCCGACACGGCCGCCGCCATGGCGTCGCTGTCGGTGGCGCCGCCGCAGGCGCAGCCGCTGGCGCTGCGGCGCGCGGCGTGCGAGGAGCCCATGGAGCAGGACGAGGGCAAGTGA
- the LOC112046464 gene encoding histone deacetylase 4 isoform X2: MSANPTAVTATEMAHESASGAEGSPQHTPSPPHASHLPSDSSFHHQIMQNQSPRKNHIAERAKQSLDNNFLMQLKKQQQLQQEILLQHFQQQRQQLAEQHQQQIRQHLKLWEQQKAMEEAALREAREAREAREARERHERDRVELLRKKDKLEPSANASTQVKQKLQEFLKKKQAAANANGTINNSPYRNWGIVKSSSGESITSAGATATAHPYRLTAPLPLTLNAPPPPAPSDFPLRKTASEPNMLKVRLKARVIERRASPLARRPLKTRIKHRNCEGGSPRNSPPGAVAAPIREEEEGGRAPELLFSSPSLPNISLGRPHAAPRHAPPAPPATVALPVVSEAEAYCGAALGARLAKRPLGRTHSAPLPLGDPALQPPSAHHYLRDQIRKTVLTRAHDAAQQLREEEPEVIDLTARRAPAPAPDEPDAPDAPGALPLARALSSPLVGARAPSTGLAYDALMLKHGCQCGAHAPTHPEHGGRLQSVWARLCETGLAARTERTRARKATLEELQSVHTEAHVAAWAGRPAPGGDARVRLVRLACGGLGVDADTAFSDAHTPAAARLAAGALLDLALRTARGELRNGFAVVRPPGHHAEPGQAMGFCFFNNVAVAARALQTRLGLRRILIVDWDVHHGNGTQQIFYEDPRVLYVSLHRHDHGNFFPGTGAASECGAGAGLGYSVNVAWPGAPPLGDAEYLAAFRCVVMPIAAEFDPEIVLVSCGFDAAAGHPAPLGGYRVSAACFAHMTRELQALAGGRVVLALEGGYDLAAVCDCAQECVRALLGERPPGLALAELARAPAPHAQAALRAAIAAQAPHWPGVRRFAALVGLSALEAGGAAARLQSDRDAADTAAAMASLSVAPPQAQPLALRRAACEEPMEQDEGK; encoded by the exons AATCAGAGCCCGAGAAAGAACCATATCGCGGAGAGGGCGAAACAGTCTTTAGACAATAATTTCCTGATGCAA CTGAAGAAGCAGCAACAGTTGCAACAAGAGATATTGTTGCAGCACTTCCAGCAGCAGCGCCAGCAGCTCGCCGAGCAGCACCAGCAACAGATCAGGCAGCATTTAAAG CTATGGGAGCAACAGAAGGCGATGGAGGAGGCCGCGCTGCGGGAGGCGCGCGAGGCCCGCGAGGCGCGCGAGGCCCGCGAGCGGCACGAGCGCGACCGCGTCGAGCTGCTGCGCAAGAAAGACAAGCTGGAGCCCAGCGCCAACGCCTCCACACAAGTCAAGCAGAAGCTGCAG GAATTCCTGAAGAAAAAACAAGCGGCAGCAAATGCCAATggaacaataaataattcaccCTACAGAAATTG GGGCATCGTGAAGTCGTCGTCGGGCGAGTCCATCACGTCGGCGGGCGCCACGGCCACGGCGCACCCCTACCGGCTCACGGCGCCGCTGCCGCTCACGCTCaacgcgccgccgccgcccgcgcccagcGACTTCCCGCTGCGCAAGACCG CGTCGGAGCCCAATATGCTGAAGGTGCGGCTCAAGGCGCGCGTCATCGAGCGCCGCGCCTCGCCACTCGCGCGCCGCCCGCTCAAGACGCGCATCAAGCATCGCA ACTGCGAGGGCGGCTCGCCGCGCAACTCGCCGCCGGGCGCGGTGGCGGCGCCCATCCGCGAGGAGGAGGAGGGAGGGCGCGCGCCCGAGCTGCTCTTCTCGTCGCCCTCGCTGCCCAACATCTCGCTGGGCCGCCCGCACGCCGCGCCGCGccacgcgccgcccgcgccgccg GCGACGGTGGCGCTGCCGGTGGTGTCGGAGGCGGAGGCGTACTGCGGCGCGGCGCTGGGCGCGCGGCTGGCCAAGCGGCCGCTGGGCCGCACGCACTCGGCGCCGCTGCCGCTGGGCGACCCCGCGCTGCAGCCGCCGTCCGCGCACCACTACCTGCGCGACCAGATCCGCAAGACGGTGCTGACGCGCGCGCACGACGCGGCGCAGCAGCTGCGCGAGGAGGAGCCCGAGGTCATCGACCTGACGGCGCGccgcgcgcccgcgcccgcgcccgacGAGCCCGACGCGCCCGATGCGCCCGGCGCGTTGCCGCTGGCGCGCGCGCTGTCCTCGCCGCTCGTGGGCGCGCGCGCGCCCTCCACCGGCCTCGCCTACGACGCGCTCATGCTCAAACACGG GTGCCAGTGCGGCGCCCACGCGCCCACGCACCCGGAGCACGGCGGGCGGCTGCAGTCGGTGTGGGCGCGCCTGTGCGAGACGGGGCTGGCGGCGCGCACGGAGCGCACGCGCGCGCGCAAGGCCACGCTGGAGGAGCTGCAGAGCGTGCACACGGAGGCGCACGTGGCGGCGTGGGCGGGCCGGCCGGCGCCGGGCGGCGACGCGCGCGTGCGGCTCGTGCGGCTGGCGTGCGGCGGGCTGGGCGTGGACGCCGACACGGCCTTCAGCGACGCGCACACGCCGGCCGCCGCGCGCCTGGCCGCCGGCGCGCTGCTGGACCTGGCGCTGCGCACGGCGCGCGGCGAGCTGCGCAACGGGTTCGCCGTGGTGCGCCCGCCCGGCCACCACGCCGAGCCCGGCCAGGCCATGGGCTTCTGCTTCTTCAACAACGTGGCggtggcggcgcgcgcgctgcaGACGCGCCTGGGCCTGCGCCGCATCCTCATCGTGGACTGGGACGTGCACCACGGCAACGGCACGCAGCAGATCTTCTACGAGGACCCGCGCGTGCTGTACGTCAGCCTGCACCGGCACGACCACGGCAACTTCTTCCCCGGCACCGGCGCCGCCAGCGAGTGCGGCGCGGGCGCCGGGCTCGGCTACAGCGTCAACGTGGCGTGGCCCGGCGCGCCGCCGCTGGGCGACGCCGAGTACCTGGCCGCCTTCCGCTGCGTCGTGATGCCCATCGCCGCCGAGTTCGACCCCGAGATCGTGCTCGTGTCGTGCGGCTTCGACGCCGCCGCCGGCCACCCCGCGCCGCTGGGCGGCTACCGCGTGTCGGCCGCGTGCTTCGCGCACATGACGCGCGAGCTGCAGGCGCTGGCGGGCGGGCGCGTGGTGCTGGCGCTGGAGGGCGGCTACGACCTGGCCGCCGTGTGCGACTGCGCGCAGGAGTGCGTGCGCGCGCTGCTGGGCGAGCGCCCGCCCGGCCTGGCGCTGGCCGAGCTggcgcgcgcgcccgcgccgcacgcGCAGGCCGCGCTGCGCGCCGCCATCGCCGCGCAGGCGCCGCACTGGCCCGGCGTGCGCCGCTTCGCCGCGCTCGTGGGGCTGTCGGCGCTggaggcgggcggcgcggcggcgcgcctGCAGAGCGACCGCGACGCCGCCGACACGGCCGCCGCCATGGCGTCGCTGTCGGTGGCGCCGCCGCAGGCGCAGCCGCTGGCGCTGCGGCGCGCGGCGTGCGAGGAGCCCATGGAGCAGGACGAGGGCAAGTGA